In Vicinamibacteria bacterium, the genomic window CGGCCAGCTGCGCCACGATCTGGTGCGGGAGACCGAGCTCCTGTTCGATTACCTCCTACGGGAAGATCGGAGCCTCCTCGACCTCTTCACCGCGGACTATACGTTTCTCAACGAGCGCGTGGCGCGCCACTACGGGATCCCGGGTGTCGCGGGCGACTGGTTTCGGCGAGTCACGTACCCGGACGACACGCGGCGCGGCCTGCTCGGCCACGGAAGCGTTCTTCTCCTGACCTCGATGTCTGCCCGGACGTCGCCGGTGCTGCGGGGCAAATGGGTCATGGAGGTGCTCATGGGCACTCCCCCACCACCGCCACCGCCCAACATTCCGGCGTTCGAGGATACGGTGAGTGTTTCCGGGGGCCGCCGTCTGACGACACGCGAGCGTCTCGAGCAACACACGGCCAACCCGACGTGTCATGCTTGCCACCGTTTCATGGACCCCATCGGGCTGGCACTCGACAACTACGATGTGACGGGTCGGGTGCGCACCCGCGAGAACGGAGTGCCGCTCGACACGCGCGGGACTTACTACGACGGCACCGAGGTGAGCACGCCGCGTGAGCTCGTCGACGTGTTGCTCGCGCGACCCATTCCTCTCGTGAGAAATTTCACCGCGAACTTGCTCGCCTATGCGATGGGGCGGCGGGTGGAGTATTACGATCAGCCCGAGATTCGGGCCATCGTGGCGGAAGCGGAGACGAACGGTTACCGGATGTCATCGTTCATCCTCGGCGTCGCGAAGAGCGGCCCCTTCCAGATGGCTCGAGCCGTCCCGTTGAAGGAAGACTCGACGATCGGACAGGAGAATTAGAGCCATGGGCTTCATTACCGGAAAGCATCTCTCTCGCCGTACGTTCCTTCGGGGCGCGGGAGTGAGCGTCGCCTTACCCCTCCTCGAAGCCATGCTGCCCGCGGGACGCGCCCGAGCTTCGACGGGCGAAACGAAATTCACCCGCCTCCTGTGCATCGAAGAGTCGATGGGAGCCGCCGGGTCGAGCGACTGGGGCGACGCCGAGCACCTCTTCGCTCCTGCAAGCGTCGGACGTGACTTCGAGCTCGTCGCCAACAGTCAGCTGAGGCCTCTCGAGGCGTTTCGCGACCACATGACGATCGTGAGCAACACCGACTGCCGTTCGGCGGAGGCGTTTCGCGCCGAGGAGATCGGCGGAGATCACGATCGGACCACGGCGGTGTTTCTGACTCAGTCCCACCCCACACAGACCCAGGGCTCCGACATCCATATCGGGATCTCGATCGACCAGATTCACGCGCAGCGTTTCGGCAGGGAGACGGCGCTTCCATCGCTCGAGCTCTGCATCGAGGGCATCGATCGCGGGGGTGGCTGCGCCTATAACTATCACTGCGCCTACACGACGTCGCTGGCCTGGGCATCGGCCAACCAGCCGCTTCCGGCGATTCGCGAGCCCCGGGTCGTCTTCGAGCGACTGTTCGGTGCGGGCGACACTCCCGAGGATCGGGCGGCCCGGCGCCGAACCAATCGAAGCCTCATCGACTGGATCGCGACCGAGGTTGCGCGGTTGAAACGATCGTTGGGAGCCGCGGATCGCGCGGCGCTCGACGAGTACACCGAGCACATCCGCGAGATCGAGCGGAGAATCGAGCTCGTCGAAGCCCGCAATGCGGGTGGGGAGGAGCGACAGATGCCCGAGGCACCTTCGGGTGTTCCCGACTCCTTCGAGGAGCACATGCAGCTGATGTTCGACCTCCAGGTGCTCGCGCTGCAGGCGGACCTGACCCGGGTCATCACCTTCAAGACCGGGTTCGATCAATCGAATCGAACGTTCCCCGAGAGCGGTACGACGAAATCGATCCATGGCGCGTCGCACCACGGAAACGTTCCCGCCGACATCCTGGATTTCAACAAGATCAACACCTACCGCCTCGGCCAGCTCGGGTACTTGCTGAAAAAGCTGGGCGACACCTTCGACGGCGACGGCTCGCTGCTCGACAAGACGGCGATCGTCTGGGGCTCGGCGATGGCCGACGGAAACCTTCACAACCACCGCCGGGCGCCGCTTCTGCTCTTCGGCCACGCCAACGGCGCTCTCGACGGAGGCCTCCACCTGAGGGCCCCCGAGGGCACGCCGATGGCG contains:
- a CDS encoding DUF1552 domain-containing protein gives rise to the protein MGFITGKHLSRRTFLRGAGVSVALPLLEAMLPAGRARASTGETKFTRLLCIEESMGAAGSSDWGDAEHLFAPASVGRDFELVANSQLRPLEAFRDHMTIVSNTDCRSAEAFRAEEIGGDHDRTTAVFLTQSHPTQTQGSDIHIGISIDQIHAQRFGRETALPSLELCIEGIDRGGGCAYNYHCAYTTSLAWASANQPLPAIREPRVVFERLFGAGDTPEDRAARRRTNRSLIDWIATEVARLKRSLGAADRAALDEYTEHIREIERRIELVEARNAGGEERQMPEAPSGVPDSFEEHMQLMFDLQVLALQADLTRVITFKTGFDQSNRTFPESGTTKSIHGASHHGNVPADILDFNKINTYRLGQLGYLLKKLGDTFDGDGSLLDKTAIVWGSAMADGNLHNHRRAPLLLFGHANGALDGGLHLRAPEGTPMANVFVSLMQKIGHEEMTAFGDSTGAFSLDGVS